The following are encoded together in the Bacillus cereus group sp. RP43 genome:
- a CDS encoding S-layer homology domain-containing protein, whose protein sequence is MKKVISNVLAVTVALQVVMAPATSFAAEKEFPDVPKDHWSYKAITNLTSKEIIAGYDNGKFGFGDVVNREQVAALIYRALKPEAKSEYKNPYSDLSEGTTMFQKEILALTDMGIFVGDGKGTFRPKESLTRAEMAVILQKAFKLKVIADHTFNDVPKKHWANDAISALESNGVAAGNGAGAFNPNSVLTREEYAQFLFNAMASYIDLDVTLPSNVTAQEIDNYIKRYHPDSPLVGVGQDFIKAQNEYGVNSLYLAAHAILESGYGKSEIAYRKHNLFGLRAYDWDPFAHAKYLPSYGLSISYNADYVRKNYLEQGAKYFKGYTLPAMNVMYSTDKEWAGKIANIMERIKPFNNKDYQNVKRLPKNPNTLNVEALGETIPYKDYAKDAKATVQTVGSYYQVPFPFNNPIKSVPNVTQNEVGKLENGTKVNVYREDPNGWVEFSLENAQEKYWTLKKNLKL, encoded by the coding sequence ATGAAAAAAGTTATTTCTAATGTGTTAGCAGTGACAGTCGCACTTCAAGTAGTGATGGCTCCGGCAACTTCATTTGCAGCTGAAAAGGAATTCCCAGACGTTCCGAAAGATCATTGGTCGTATAAAGCAATTACTAATTTAACGTCAAAAGAAATTATTGCAGGATATGATAATGGTAAGTTTGGATTCGGGGATGTTGTAAATCGTGAGCAAGTAGCCGCATTAATATATCGTGCATTAAAACCAGAAGCAAAAAGCGAATATAAAAATCCATACTCTGATCTTAGCGAAGGGACAACAATGTTCCAAAAAGAAATTTTAGCTTTAACAGATATGGGGATTTTCGTAGGTGATGGTAAAGGAACATTTAGACCGAAAGAATCTTTAACTCGTGCTGAAATGGCTGTAATTTTACAGAAAGCCTTTAAACTAAAAGTAATAGCTGATCATACATTTAATGATGTTCCGAAAAAGCATTGGGCAAATGATGCGATTAGTGCATTAGAGTCTAACGGCGTTGCTGCAGGTAATGGAGCAGGTGCATTTAATCCAAATAGTGTTTTAACACGTGAAGAATATGCACAATTTTTATTTAATGCCATGGCATCATATATCGATTTAGATGTAACATTACCTTCTAATGTAACAGCTCAAGAGATTGATAATTATATTAAAAGATATCATCCCGATAGTCCGCTTGTTGGAGTTGGACAAGACTTTATTAAAGCGCAAAACGAGTATGGCGTGAACTCTTTATATTTAGCAGCACATGCAATCTTAGAGTCTGGATACGGGAAATCAGAAATTGCATATCGCAAACATAATTTATTTGGACTACGAGCGTATGATTGGGACCCATTCGCACATGCAAAATATTTACCATCTTATGGATTAAGTATTTCATACAATGCTGATTATGTGAGAAAGAATTACTTAGAACAAGGTGCTAAGTATTTCAAAGGTTACACATTACCTGCGATGAATGTAATGTATTCAACTGATAAAGAATGGGCTGGCAAAATTGCTAATATTATGGAGCGTATTAAGCCTTTCAATAACAAAGATTATCAAAATGTAAAACGATTACCGAAAAACCCTAATACATTAAATGTAGAGGCATTAGGCGAAACAATTCCATATAAAGATTATGCAAAAGATGCGAAAGCTACTGTTCAAACTGTAGGATCTTACTATCAAGTTCCATTCCCGTTTAACAATCCAATTAAGAGTGTACCAAACGTTACACAAAATGAAGTTGGAAAATTAGAAAATGGTACAAAAGTAAATGTATATCGTGAAGATCCAAATGGCTGGGTAGAATTCTCACTTGAAAATGCTCAAGAAAAATATTGGACATTGAAGAAGAACTTAAAATTATAA
- a CDS encoding N-acetylmuramoyl-L-alanine amidase, with protein sequence MKNRIIAAGVIAASILSYSSSSFAQTKTFPDVPAGNWAEDSINYLAEKGAVTGNEKGMFEPGKEITRAEAATMMAKILNLPFDKDAKPSFGDSQNGWYTPYIAAVEKAGVVKGKGPGVFDPNGKIDRVSMASMLVEAYKLDAKVKQPLPTKFADLNPSWGKDKANILVELDISQGVTSTAWLPNKTVTKAEAAQFIAKSDSLKIPDALEGKVIIIDPGHGGTDPGKATQGLHESDIVLDTSKRLQSLLEKNTPFHVLLTRETDSSFSDKQTEDLKKRVEFAKEHNADVFVSIHANASKNHDGYGTETFYYKGSETKELTEREKDSRMLAEKIQKRLVKALDTRDRGVKPEDFYVIRENEMPAVLTELAFLDNSADYEKLASESGRQIAAEAVYAGILDYYEWKGFNVSKYRLAK encoded by the coding sequence ATGAAAAATAGAATAATCGCAGCAGGAGTAATAGCAGCTAGTATATTATCTTATTCATCTAGTAGTTTCGCACAAACAAAAACGTTTCCAGATGTCCCAGCAGGGAACTGGGCAGAAGATTCTATTAACTACTTAGCAGAAAAAGGCGCAGTTACAGGTAACGAGAAAGGAATGTTCGAGCCTGGAAAAGAGATCACTCGTGCAGAAGCGGCTACAATGATGGCTAAAATCTTAAACTTACCATTCGATAAAGATGCTAAACCATCTTTCGGTGACTCTCAAAACGGATGGTATACCCCATACATCGCAGCTGTAGAAAAAGCTGGTGTTGTTAAAGGGAAAGGCCCAGGCGTATTTGATCCAAATGGGAAAATTGACCGAGTTTCAATGGCATCGATGCTTGTTGAAGCATATAAATTAGATGCGAAAGTAAAACAGCCATTACCAACAAAATTTGCAGATTTAAATCCTAGTTGGGGAAAAGATAAAGCGAACATTTTAGTAGAATTGGATATTTCACAAGGTGTAACTAGTACAGCTTGGCTGCCTAATAAAACTGTAACGAAAGCAGAAGCAGCGCAATTTATTGCAAAATCAGATTCTCTTAAAATTCCAGATGCGTTAGAAGGAAAAGTGATTATTATTGATCCTGGTCACGGAGGAACAGATCCTGGGAAGGCAACACAAGGATTACATGAAAGTGATATTGTATTAGATACATCTAAAAGATTACAAAGTTTACTAGAGAAAAATACTCCATTCCATGTGTTGTTAACACGTGAAACAGATAGTAGTTTTAGTGACAAGCAAACTGAGGACCTTAAAAAACGTGTAGAGTTCGCGAAAGAACATAATGCCGATGTTTTTGTAAGTATTCATGCGAATGCTTCTAAAAATCATGATGGATATGGAACGGAGACTTTTTATTATAAAGGATCTGAAACGAAAGAATTAACTGAACGTGAAAAAGATAGTCGTATGTTAGCAGAGAAAATACAAAAACGACTAGTTAAAGCTCTAGATACAAGAGATCGTGGTGTGAAACCAGAAGACTTTTATGTAATAAGAGAAAATGAAATGCCTGCGGTATTAACTGAACTAGCATTTTTAGATAATAGTGCAGATTATGAGAAGCTGGCTTCGGAATCAGGAAGACAAATTGCTGCAGAGGCAGTTTATGCTGGTATTTTAGATTATTATGAGTGGAAGGGTTTCAATGTTTCAAAGTATCGTTTAGCTAAATAA
- a CDS encoding 8-oxo-dGTP diphosphatase, with the protein MCTNWKSIEHRIYTMCMIQRNNEVLLIQRPDHLGFPGYIAPGGKVDFPESIVQAAIREVKEETGLLVSNLTFKGLDEYVNPKENVRYMVFNYWTDSFEGELLLNPPEGELLWVPIDTALNLPMQDWFKERFPLFFEKGTFEIQRVWDRDLDKQVAMTITHT; encoded by the coding sequence ATGTGTACGAATTGGAAAAGTATCGAACACCGCATTTATACAATGTGTATGATTCAGCGTAATAACGAAGTATTACTAATACAACGGCCCGATCATCTAGGTTTCCCTGGTTACATCGCTCCTGGCGGCAAAGTAGATTTTCCAGAAAGTATCGTTCAAGCTGCTATACGAGAAGTAAAAGAAGAAACTGGATTACTTGTTTCAAATTTAACTTTTAAGGGATTAGATGAATACGTAAATCCGAAAGAAAATGTTCGATATATGGTATTTAACTATTGGACAGATTCATTTGAAGGTGAACTCCTTTTGAATCCTCCTGAAGGCGAATTATTATGGGTGCCAATTGATACAGCACTCAATCTTCCTATGCAAGATTGGTTTAAAGAGAGATTCCCATTATTTTTTGAAAAAGGTACGTTTGAAATTCAACGTGTTTGGGACCGAGACTTGGATAAACAAGTTGCTATGACAATTACCCATACGTAA